Genomic DNA from Niallia circulans:
TTGTTGTGCTTGCATCCTTCCCCTTGTTCCTCTAGTACTAACAGTAGGGGTTTTTGTTCTACTTGCTGTATTTAAGCTTGTCCTTGTTGTTGTCCTTGTTTCGTTACCGCTTGAAAGCTGTATTAATTCCTTTCTCATTTCAACAGCACTTCTATAACGGCCTGTCAGTGCCTTTATAAGCACGTTTTCATATTGCACTAGCTCATGTTTTTTTTGAATCATTATTTGGATCTGTTTTAGACCACCTTCTACTTTGTTGAATCTGTTTGGATAATAGATATTTATCATAATCATTGCAACCGCAAACAGGTCATATGAGGGTTCTGCCTTTCTTGAGCCGAGTCCCCAGTAGCCACGATCGTAAAACTCTGTAAATTCCTTGATTGCTCTCCCAATAATGGTAGTACCGCCAACGTCAATGCATCTTATTCTTGTAGGCGGCCCATTAATAATTAAGTTTTCGGGCTTTAAGTCACCAAATACCCAGTTATTTTCATGCAGGACCTGCAAATCTTTTAAAAGCTGAATCATTAGAACATTAACCCAAGAATTATCCTTATTCTCAATAAAGGCTAGAAGATTAGGGCCGTTTATATACTCCATGACGTAAAAAGAAATGGTGCCACTTGTTGTGTTCCAATCATCAACATCTATTAAAGAAGGTCCAAGGCTGTAACCTTGGACCTTAGCAAAGGATTTCAATACATTTACCTCTGAAATAATGGACATGCCATTTTCACTTAGCTTTAAAGCCACTTTTCCGAGACTGGAATCTGCAAGAAAAACTGTGCCATTCGCGCCAAAACCAAGCTCTTTAATAATAGTATATTCCTTTTTATGCCATTTGCCTCTAATTACCGTTCCCCGATTTATCTTAAATGGACTCTTCATAGAATTCATCATCGTCACGTCTAATCAGACTCCTTAATGAACGTTTTTGCTTAAAGTATTGGATAGCTTCCTTTAAAGCAGGACCTGTTGGAGTAATGCCTCCCGTTGTAAGCTTAGAGAAAATACTAGTTAATGATTCTAGACGTGGAGTCCAATCAAGCATTTTTTCGACATCTTTCTTTTTCCCGGGAAATACGAACACAGAATACCTGTTTTCACCTGATCTTGCATTCAAGCTTAAAGATAAATCAATCAGTGCTTCTTTAACTGTTGGAAGCTTATGCTTCATGCTTGCACTAGTATCAACCAAAACAAGTACTTCTAGTTCAACCGTTTCGCCGAGCTCATCCACAACCTCCATCACTTCTCCTCTTTTTTCCGGGGGCAAATCCTCCACCTTGCTTGCACTGCCTAATATTTGCTGTAATTCTTTGTTTACAACTCCCTGCAAGGTTTGCGTCATCGCTTTTTTTGTTACCATTTGAACTGTTTGAGCAAGCTGCTGTGCATAAACAACTTGGCTCACGCCACCACCGGAAAGAGCAATCTCCTCTATTTCCTTTAATCCGCGATCATCAATTATATCCTTTTCCATCACACCAATTACATTTACTGTAATTCCTTGCTCATTTGCTAAGGCAGCCATTGCAATAGGGTCATTCCCCTGATTGGAGCAACCATCTGTAATGAGCAAAATTTGCTTTAATGTACCTGTCTTCATTGTTTCTCCCCTCCATCTCGAATGATTAGTCCCATTTTCGACGGAAAGAAGAGCATTTATACCTCTAATTTATAGAACTAGTTCGCTTTTTGATGAAAACCTCTCATTGGAATAGAAGACCATTTCG
This window encodes:
- a CDS encoding protein kinase domain-containing protein, which produces MMNSMKSPFKINRGTVIRGKWHKKEYTIIKELGFGANGTVFLADSSLGKVALKLSENGMSIISEVNVLKSFAKVQGYSLGPSLIDVDDWNTTSGTISFYVMEYINGPNLLAFIENKDNSWVNVLMIQLLKDLQVLHENNWVFGDLKPENLIINGPPTRIRCIDVGGTTIIGRAIKEFTEFYDRGYWGLGSRKAEPSYDLFAVAMIMINIYYPNRFNKVEGGLKQIQIMIQKKHELVQYENVLIKALTGRYRSAVEMRKELIQLSSGNETRTTTRTSLNTASRTKTPTVSTRGTRGRMQAQQGKITKKKKRTGYLESILLIVVISLLYIVYIYGQLT
- a CDS encoding vWA domain-containing protein, which produces MKTGTLKQILLITDGCSNQGNDPIAMAALANEQGITVNVIGVMEKDIIDDRGLKEIEEIALSGGGVSQVVYAQQLAQTVQMVTKKAMTQTLQGVVNKELQQILGSASKVEDLPPEKRGEVMEVVDELGETVELEVLVLVDTSASMKHKLPTVKEALIDLSLSLNARSGENRYSVFVFPGKKKDVEKMLDWTPRLESLTSIFSKLTTGGITPTGPALKEAIQYFKQKRSLRSLIRRDDDEFYEESI